In Gloeomargarita sp. SRBZ-1_bins_9, one genomic interval encodes:
- a CDS encoding pentapeptide repeat-containing protein, producing MNVMDLLLAYETGQRHFTGLNLSFADLTGQDLRGIDLSDGILVGANLQGANLGGAKLRRANLSGAYLRQANLTGAALDQADLVRADLTEAQLGGARLPEADLAAACLQGADLTGALLHQARCFGTNLRECVAIGAEFGGAQLVEADLTGANLQGADLRQSHCQGARLLGTDLSGANLQGANFYQAYWVEVLTDGADLTDAILPAGDLARVAHPGRNTVDGQKRPPQ from the coding sequence GACAACGCCACTTTACCGGTCTCAATCTCAGCTTTGCCGATTTGACGGGCCAGGATTTGCGAGGAATTGACCTGAGCGACGGGATTTTGGTGGGGGCGAATTTGCAGGGGGCGAACCTGGGGGGGGCCAAGTTGCGGCGGGCCAATTTGAGTGGGGCCTATCTCCGGCAGGCGAATTTGACGGGGGCGGCGTTGGACCAAGCGGACCTGGTGCGGGCGGATTTGACAGAGGCCCAGTTGGGGGGGGCGCGTTTGCCGGAAGCCGATTTGGCAGCAGCCTGTCTCCAGGGCGCCGATTTAACCGGGGCACTGCTGCATCAAGCGCGCTGCTTCGGCACCAATTTACGGGAGTGTGTGGCCATCGGGGCGGAATTCGGGGGGGCGCAATTGGTGGAAGCGGATTTGACGGGAGCCAACCTGCAGGGAGCAGATTTGCGCCAGAGCCACTGCCAAGGTGCGCGGTTGCTGGGCACGGATTTGAGCGGGGCCAATCTCCAGGGCGCTAACTTTTACCAGGCCTACTGGGTCGAGGTGCTCACCGACGGAGCCGACCTGACCGATGCCATTTTGCCCGCGGGTGACCTAGCCCGTGTTGCGCATCCCGGCCGCAATACCGTTGATGGTCAAAAGCGCCCCCCGCAATAA
- the ppc gene encoding phosphoenolpyruvate carboxylase → MSTLLNLGTAETTEWRARTTFRHLPLVESLLESVLREEGGQHLVDLLRQLQSVCLLEGKAQSVASAEAAALVEQLDLQAAIRATRAFALYFQLINIVEQYHEQCEKKRRQSLHSTLDNGHALSYWELGEAVGSLRWLFPYLKRLNVPPGRIQKVIDQMEIRLVFTAHPTEIVRHTIRDRQRRIGHLLAKLDWAEAGLTTGVTAPWEVEAIRGELLEEIRLWWRTDELHQIKPTVLDEVDYTLHYFQEVLFDAVPLLYERFCQALHSAFPLLRPPKWDFCQFGSWVGADRDGNPSVTPEVTWQTALFQREMVLKKYLQSVEKLISLLSLSLHWSNVLPELLESLEQDKLQMPEVYDQYAVRYRHEPYRLKLAYMRQRLQNTLQRNRQLTHPDCTVPAEGAYYATGAEFLAELDLLRRSLQASGLSCRALDHLLIQVATFGFILARLDIRQESTRHEQALAEIADYVQALPRSYLELSEEERVAWLLSELQTRRPLIPPRLPLSEETRETVATVQMLARLQQEFGVEICQTYIISMSHCLSDLLEVWLLLKEAQIYDPVTHRSTVQVVPLFETVEDLQRSPQVMEALFRLPWYQDYLRQSTDSLQEVMLGYSDSNKDSGFLSSNWEIYKAQRALQQVAARYGVTLRFFHGRGGSVGRGGGPTYEAILAQPGDTVNGRIKITEQGEVLASKYSLPELCLFNLENVSTAVLQASALKQGFDEILPWHEIMDDLAQRSRRHYRQLIYEQPDFLDFFHQVTPIEEISQLQISSRPARRKGKRDFASLRAIPWVFSWTQMRLLLPAWYGLGKALEEFVAENPTEHLKLLCCFYTKWPFFRMVISKAEMTLAKVDLKMARHYLDQLAQPEDKTRFEPLFEQIVAEYHRTRAMVLTITGHEQLLAGDVGLQQSVQLRNQTIVPLGFLQVSLLKRLRQTQTNGLTSRYSKSELLRGALLTINGIAAGMRNTG, encoded by the coding sequence ATGAGTACGCTTTTGAACCTGGGGACAGCAGAGACGACGGAATGGCGGGCAAGGACGACCTTTCGCCATCTGCCGCTGGTGGAATCCTTGCTGGAGTCGGTCCTGCGGGAAGAAGGTGGCCAGCACCTGGTGGATTTGCTGCGCCAGTTGCAGTCGGTATGCCTACTTGAAGGTAAAGCCCAAAGCGTCGCCAGTGCCGAAGCCGCAGCCTTGGTGGAACAACTGGATTTGCAGGCGGCCATCCGGGCAACCCGGGCCTTTGCTCTGTATTTTCAACTTATCAACATCGTGGAGCAGTACCACGAGCAGTGTGAGAAAAAGCGGCGGCAGTCCCTGCACAGCACGTTGGATAATGGCCATGCGCTGTCCTACTGGGAACTGGGGGAGGCCGTTGGCAGCCTGCGGTGGCTGTTCCCCTACTTGAAACGCTTGAATGTGCCACCGGGACGGATTCAAAAAGTGATTGACCAGATGGAAATCCGCCTGGTGTTTACGGCCCACCCCACAGAAATCGTGCGCCATACGATTCGGGACCGGCAGCGGCGGATTGGTCACCTGCTGGCGAAATTGGACTGGGCGGAGGCGGGCCTGACAACGGGGGTGACGGCGCCCTGGGAGGTGGAGGCCATCCGGGGGGAATTGCTGGAGGAAATCCGACTCTGGTGGCGCACGGATGAACTACACCAAATCAAGCCCACGGTCCTGGATGAGGTGGATTACACGCTGCACTACTTCCAAGAGGTGCTGTTTGACGCTGTACCGCTGCTGTATGAACGGTTTTGCCAGGCGTTGCACAGTGCGTTTCCCCTGTTGCGGCCGCCCAAGTGGGACTTTTGCCAGTTTGGCTCCTGGGTGGGGGCGGACCGGGATGGCAACCCGTCGGTGACGCCGGAGGTGACCTGGCAGACAGCGCTGTTCCAACGGGAAATGGTCCTGAAAAAGTACTTGCAATCGGTGGAAAAACTCATTAGCCTGCTGAGCCTGTCACTGCACTGGAGTAATGTGCTGCCGGAGTTGCTGGAGTCCCTGGAGCAGGACAAGTTGCAGATGCCGGAGGTCTATGACCAGTACGCGGTGCGCTATCGCCACGAACCCTATCGGCTGAAATTGGCCTATATGCGCCAACGGTTGCAAAACACGCTGCAGCGCAACCGCCAGTTGACCCATCCCGACTGTACGGTGCCGGCAGAAGGGGCCTATTACGCCACAGGGGCGGAGTTTTTGGCGGAGTTGGATCTGCTGCGCCGTAGCCTGCAGGCCAGTGGCCTATCCTGCCGAGCGCTGGACCATTTGCTGATCCAGGTGGCGACGTTTGGGTTCATCCTGGCGCGGTTGGATATTCGCCAAGAAAGCACCCGCCATGAACAGGCCTTGGCGGAAATCGCTGACTATGTGCAGGCGTTGCCCCGCAGTTACCTGGAGTTGTCAGAGGAGGAGCGGGTTGCCTGGTTGCTGAGCGAGTTGCAGACGCGGCGGCCCTTGATCCCGCCCCGCTTGCCCCTATCAGAAGAAACGCGGGAAACGGTGGCCACCGTCCAGATGCTGGCCCGGTTACAGCAGGAATTTGGGGTGGAGATTTGCCAGACGTACATCATTAGCATGAGCCATTGCCTGAGTGACCTGCTGGAGGTATGGCTGCTGCTAAAAGAGGCGCAAATCTATGACCCGGTGACCCATCGCAGTACGGTGCAGGTGGTGCCTCTGTTTGAAACGGTGGAGGACCTGCAACGCTCACCCCAGGTGATGGAGGCCCTGTTTCGCCTGCCCTGGTATCAAGATTACCTGCGCCAGAGCACGGATTCGCTCCAGGAGGTGATGCTGGGCTATTCCGACAGCAATAAGGATTCAGGGTTTCTCAGCAGCAACTGGGAGATTTACAAGGCGCAGCGGGCGTTGCAACAGGTGGCGGCCCGTTACGGGGTAACGTTGCGGTTTTTCCACGGGCGCGGCGGGTCGGTCGGGCGGGGGGGTGGCCCCACCTACGAAGCCATCCTGGCCCAACCAGGAGATACGGTCAACGGCCGCATCAAGATCACTGAGCAGGGGGAAGTGCTGGCATCCAAGTACTCCCTGCCGGAGTTGTGTTTGTTCAATTTGGAGAATGTGAGCACGGCGGTGTTGCAGGCCAGCGCGCTCAAGCAGGGCTTTGATGAAATCCTGCCCTGGCATGAGATCATGGACGATTTGGCCCAGCGCTCCCGCCGCCATTACCGCCAGTTGATCTACGAGCAGCCGGATTTTTTGGACTTTTTCCATCAGGTGACGCCCATTGAGGAGATCAGCCAATTGCAGATCAGTTCGCGACCAGCGCGGCGCAAGGGCAAGCGGGATTTTGCCAGTCTGCGGGCGATTCCCTGGGTGTTTAGCTGGACGCAGATGCGCCTGTTGCTGCCGGCTTGGTACGGACTAGGGAAAGCTTTGGAGGAGTTCGTGGCCGAAAACCCCACCGAACATCTGAAGCTACTTTGCTGTTTTTATACCAAATGGCCCTTTTTCCGCATGGTGATTTCCAAGGCGGAAATGACGCTGGCGAAGGTGGACCTGAAAATGGCCCGCCACTATCTGGACCAACTGGCGCAACCAGAAGATAAGACCCGGTTTGAACCCCTGTTTGAGCAGATCGTGGCCGAGTACCACCGCACCCGGGCAATGGTGCTGACGATTACCGGGCACGAGCAGTTGCTGGCGGGGGATGTGGGTTTGCAGCAGTCGGTGCAGTTGCGCAATCAAACGATTGTGCCCCTGGGGTTTTTGCAGGTGTCGTTGCTCAAGCGGCTACGCCAGACGCAAACCAACGGCCTGACCTCCCGCTATAGCAAGAGCGAGTTATTGCGGGGGGCGCTTTTGACCATCAACGGTATTGCGGCCGGGATGCGCAACACGGGCTAG
- a CDS encoding DUF29 family protein yields MNSLYEADFYAWTQAQAQALAQRDVTKLDWPHLQEEIAALGRQEYRELVSCLTVLIGHLLKWDYQPDRRSRRWFLTIREQRRAMRRHLRRNLSLQALADAAMTDAYEAGVDLALRETDIPLRMFPETCPYSFAQALADDFLCDTSGDWSGNASFRPRACCMWTSADLALLPDKGKRYEIVDGKLLVTPAPHWKHQKVLATLRSVVCATGRLVRRGAAKPASAPVRFWVSRMT; encoded by the coding sequence ATGAATTCCCTGTATGAAGCGGACTTTTATGCCTGGACCCAGGCGCAAGCCCAAGCCCTGGCCCAACGGGATGTGACCAAGCTGGACTGGCCCCATTTGCAGGAGGAGATTGCAGCGTTGGGCCGGCAGGAGTATCGGGAACTGGTGAGCTGCCTGACGGTGTTGATTGGCCATTTACTGAAGTGGGACTATCAACCGGATCGGCGCTCCCGCCGTTGGTTTTTGACGATTCGCGAGCAGCGGCGGGCCATGCGGCGTCATCTGCGGCGCAATCTCAGTCTCCAAGCGTTAGCCGATGCCGCCATGACGGATGCCTACGAAGCGGGGGTGGACCTGGCCCTGCGGGAAACGGATATACCTTTGCGCATGTTTCCTGAAACCTGCCCCTACAGCTTCGCCCAAGCCCTGGCGGATGATTTCCTGTGCGACACCAGCGGCGATTGGTCCGGTAACGCTTCTTTTCGGCCGAGGGCTTGTTGTATGTGGACCAGTGCCGACTTGGCCTTGCTCCCGGACAAGGGCAAGCGCTATGAGATCGTGGATGGGAAGCTGTTGGTGACACCCGCACCCCACTGGAAACATCAGAAGGTCTTGGCGACTCTGCGGTCGGTTGTTTGCGCTACTGGACGCCTGGTCCGACGGGGTGCGGCCAAGCCGGCCTCGGCACCAGTTCGGTTCTGGGTGAGTAGGATGACGTGA
- the leuC gene encoding 3-isopropylmalate dehydratase large subunit → MSRGTLFDKVWAEHEVAVLPSGQTQLFIALHLIHEVTSPQAFAMLRERGLPVLFPQRTIATVDHIVPTDQRQRPLADPLAEEMIATLEKNCQEFGIKLYNLGSGHQGIVHVIAPELGLTRPGMTIACGDSHTSTHGAFGTIAFGIGTSQVRDVLATQTLAVNKLKVRQIRVDGLLSPGVYAKDVILHIIRTLGVKAGVGYAYEYAGSTIQAMNMEERMTICNMSIEGGARCGYVNPDPVTYAYLRERPLRPVDWEAAVTYWQQFVSDPDAEYDDVVQFDATQIAPMVTWGITPGQGIGVDERIPKLEDLPPSERELAQEAYAYMGVEPGQPIAGMPVEVCFIGSCTNGRITDLREAAKVVQGRRVQPGVKAFVVPGSEAVKRQAEAEGLHEIFLAAGFEWRSPGCSMCLAMNPDRLQGRQICASSSNRNFKGRQGSATGRTLLMSPAMVAAAAVTGRVTDVRELL, encoded by the coding sequence ATGAGTCGGGGAACGTTGTTTGATAAGGTCTGGGCGGAACATGAAGTGGCGGTGCTGCCCTCGGGACAAACGCAACTGTTTATCGCCCTGCATTTGATTCACGAGGTGACCAGCCCCCAGGCGTTTGCCATGCTGCGGGAGCGGGGATTGCCGGTGCTGTTTCCCCAGCGCACCATCGCCACCGTGGACCATATTGTGCCGACCGACCAGCGCCAACGCCCCTTGGCTGACCCCCTGGCCGAAGAAATGATCGCCACTTTGGAAAAAAACTGTCAAGAGTTCGGCATCAAGCTGTACAACTTGGGGTCGGGGCACCAGGGGATTGTTCATGTAATCGCGCCGGAGTTGGGCCTGACGCGCCCAGGTATGACCATCGCCTGCGGGGATAGCCATACCTCCACCCACGGGGCCTTTGGCACGATTGCCTTTGGAATCGGCACGTCCCAGGTGCGGGATGTGCTGGCAACCCAAACCCTGGCGGTTAACAAACTCAAGGTGCGCCAGATTCGGGTGGATGGGCTGCTATCACCGGGGGTCTATGCCAAGGACGTGATTTTGCACATCATCCGCACGCTGGGGGTCAAAGCGGGGGTGGGCTATGCCTACGAGTACGCCGGTAGCACCATCCAGGCCATGAATATGGAAGAGCGCATGACGATTTGCAATATGTCTATCGAAGGGGGGGCGCGCTGTGGCTATGTCAACCCCGACCCGGTGACCTATGCCTATTTGCGGGAACGACCCCTGCGCCCGGTGGATTGGGAAGCGGCGGTGACCTATTGGCAGCAGTTCGTCAGCGACCCAGATGCGGAATACGACGATGTGGTGCAGTTTGACGCCACCCAAATTGCGCCGATGGTGACCTGGGGTATTACGCCGGGCCAAGGGATTGGGGTGGACGAGCGCATCCCCAAGCTGGAGGACCTGCCGCCGTCGGAACGGGAACTGGCCCAGGAAGCCTACGCCTACATGGGAGTGGAACCGGGACAACCCATTGCCGGGATGCCGGTGGAGGTGTGTTTTATCGGCAGTTGCACCAACGGACGGATTACGGATTTGCGGGAGGCGGCCAAGGTGGTCCAAGGGCGACGGGTGCAACCGGGGGTGAAGGCCTTTGTGGTGCCGGGTTCGGAGGCGGTCAAACGTCAGGCGGAAGCGGAAGGACTGCACGAGATTTTCTTGGCGGCGGGGTTTGAGTGGCGCTCGCCGGGGTGTTCGATGTGTTTGGCCATGAACCCGGATAGGTTGCAGGGGCGGCAAATCTGTGCGTCCTCGTCCAATCGCAATTTCAAGGGTCGGCAGGGGTCAGCCACTGGGCGCACCTTGCTGATGAGTCCGGCGATGGTGGCGGCAGCAGCGGTGACAGGCCGGGTGACGGATGTGCGGGAACTGCTATGA